Proteins found in one Gammaproteobacteria bacterium genomic segment:
- a CDS encoding tetratricopeptide repeat protein, producing MAKSSQYRLLVTGAFVLGAIVIAWSLYDGALRQTIPGEHDYHSANKYFEDGHYDKAKLSYLACLSVNPDFIHAKRGLARSLMQLDMYEDSLVIFDEVIQKDPEFAASYANRGILYDRLGRYENAIKDYKKAIELDKKIVEGPSWITRFLRNQIERPPNVHDRLIYLQNELLKTQDEQLLNVPELDELQQPYKS from the coding sequence GTGGCTAAATCTAGTCAATATAGGTTATTAGTGACTGGTGCTTTTGTGCTGGGAGCCATTGTGATCGCATGGTCACTTTACGATGGCGCACTTCGTCAAACTATACCAGGCGAGCATGACTATCACTCTGCGAATAAATACTTTGAAGATGGTCATTATGATAAAGCAAAATTATCCTACCTGGCTTGCCTTTCGGTCAATCCAGACTTTATACATGCGAAAAGAGGTTTGGCAAGATCATTGATGCAGCTCGATATGTATGAGGACTCTCTTGTGATCTTTGATGAGGTAATTCAAAAAGATCCTGAATTTGCAGCCAGTTACGCGAATCGAGGAATTTTATATGACAGATTGGGCCGCTATGAAAATGCAATCAAGGATTATAAGAAAGCTATTGAGTTAGACAAAAAAATAGTGGAGGGTCCGTCTTGGATCACAAGATTTTTACGCAACCAAATTGAAAGGCCGCCAAATGTTCATGACAGATTGATTTATTTGCAAAATGAGTTACTCAAGACTCAGGATGAACAGTTATTAAATGTACCAGAATTAGATGAATTGCAACAACCTTATAAGAGCTAA
- a CDS encoding sodium:solute symporter: MEAKVIWLFVFVFLYWSYCIYWGVKGARSAKTASDYFLAGRGISLWVFVLAATATSFSGWTFMGHPGLLYRDGFQYAYASFYAITIPFTGVMFLKRQWILGKRFGFVTPGEMLSTYFKSDSIRLLVVLVALVFSIPYLGVQLRASGFLFNVLTDGLLGVNTGMWMLSIVVIIYVASGGLRAVAYVDTLQAILLALGIVAVGMIALNYVGGFERLNEGIAALATIDDKRTPDGYSHYIAIPGIIQFVSNGPSATGGAWTGIMILTYMFALMGIQSAPAFSMWAFSNNDPKPFAPQQVWASSFGIGLIMMVFTAFQGLGGHFLGGDLKFLEAHPELVNNVMAAGLQGKDLMESTGKQGMLVPQLIHLLGDTVPWFVGFLAVCALAAMQSTGAAYMSTAGGMLTRDILKRYVMHNATHSQQIFWGRIGVVLIVLAALIVATTSSDALVLLGGLAVAYGFQMWPALIAVCWWPWLTRQGVVIGLIAGLIAVTLTESIGSQYMPWGRWPLTIHSAGWGIFFNLGFAILISYFTQNAEDTKHKMTFHNFLREHTKIATEKRKNLKPIAWIITIVWFCFAIGPGAVIGNTIFGNPNDANTWIFGMPSIWAWQLLWWAVGVFMMWFLAYKMGMSTVPDKQVEVLYDDIGDQDIGENNKS; encoded by the coding sequence ATGGAAGCTAAGGTCATTTGGCTTTTTGTATTTGTATTTTTGTATTGGTCATACTGCATCTATTGGGGCGTCAAAGGAGCACGTTCGGCCAAAACAGCAAGTGATTACTTCCTTGCAGGCCGCGGCATATCTCTCTGGGTATTTGTATTAGCTGCTACAGCCACCTCATTTTCTGGATGGACATTTATGGGTCATCCAGGATTGCTATATCGTGATGGTTTCCAATATGCGTATGCATCTTTTTACGCCATAACAATTCCATTCACTGGCGTCATGTTCTTGAAGCGGCAATGGATACTGGGTAAGCGTTTTGGATTTGTGACACCAGGAGAAATGTTGTCAACTTATTTTAAATCTGACTCTATTCGCTTGCTTGTTGTACTTGTTGCTCTAGTTTTTTCTATTCCGTATTTAGGCGTTCAACTTCGCGCATCTGGATTCTTATTTAATGTCTTGACTGATGGTTTACTTGGTGTAAATACAGGTATGTGGATGTTGTCTATAGTAGTCATTATCTATGTCGCTTCAGGTGGGTTAAGAGCCGTTGCTTATGTCGATACACTTCAGGCGATCTTGCTAGCATTAGGTATTGTTGCAGTTGGAATGATTGCGTTAAATTATGTTGGGGGATTTGAAAGATTAAACGAAGGTATAGCCGCTCTTGCAACGATTGATGATAAACGAACACCGGATGGTTATAGTCATTACATTGCGATCCCTGGCATTATTCAATTTGTAAGCAATGGTCCTTCCGCAACCGGCGGTGCCTGGACTGGCATTATGATTTTGACCTATATGTTTGCATTGATGGGCATTCAGTCTGCTCCAGCATTTTCTATGTGGGCGTTTTCAAACAATGACCCCAAACCATTCGCGCCACAACAGGTGTGGGCATCTTCGTTTGGAATCGGTCTCATCATGATGGTGTTTACCGCATTTCAGGGATTAGGCGGCCACTTCCTTGGTGGTGATTTAAAATTCTTAGAAGCTCATCCTGAACTAGTTAATAATGTCATGGCTGCGGGTCTGCAAGGGAAAGATCTGATGGAATCTACAGGTAAACAAGGTATGTTGGTTCCTCAGCTAATCCATTTACTCGGCGATACCGTACCTTGGTTTGTAGGCTTCTTAGCCGTGTGCGCTTTAGCTGCAATGCAGTCAACGGGTGCCGCATATATGTCAACTGCCGGCGGAATGCTTACCAGAGATATTTTAAAACGCTATGTCATGCATAATGCAACGCACTCACAACAGATTTTCTGGGGAAGAATTGGTGTTGTACTCATTGTTTTAGCAGCACTAATCGTTGCAACAACCAGTAGTGATGCGCTTGTACTATTGGGCGGTCTTGCTGTTGCCTATGGTTTTCAGATGTGGCCAGCTTTAATTGCGGTATGCTGGTGGCCGTGGTTAACAAGACAAGGAGTTGTTATAGGGTTAATAGCAGGATTAATTGCAGTCACATTAACTGAAAGCATTGGTTCTCAATATATGCCTTGGGGAAGATGGCCGCTAACAATCCACTCTGCAGGTTGGGGAATATTTTTTAACCTAGGCTTCGCAATTTTAATTTCATACTTCACACAAAATGCCGAAGATACTAAACACAAAATGACGTTCCACAATTTTTTAAGAGAGCATACAAAAATTGCGACAGAGAAAAGGAAAAATTTAAAACCTATTGCATGGATCATCACTATTGTGTGGTTCTGTTTCGCAATTGGCCCGGGTGCAGTTATTGGAAATACTATTTTTGGAAATCCTAATGATGCTAATACATGGATTTTTGGTATGCCTTCTATTTGGGCTTGGCAGTTGTTGTGGTGGGCAGTTGGAGTATTCATGATGTGGTTCCTTGCATATAAAATGGGAATGTCTACCGTCCCAGATAAACAGGTTGAAGTGTTGTATGATGATATTGGAGACCAAGATATTGGTGAAAATAATAAATCCTGA